The Cervus elaphus chromosome 22, mCerEla1.1, whole genome shotgun sequence genome has a window encoding:
- the CBY1 gene encoding protein chibby homolog 1 isoform X1: MPLFGSTFSPKKTPPRKSASLSNLHNLDRSTREVELGLDYGTPTMNLAGQSLKFENGQWIAETGVSGGVDRREAQRLRRRNQQLEEENNLLRLKVDILLDMLSETTAESHLMEKELDELKSVSRRRK, from the exons ATGCCTCTCTTTGGAAGTACGTTTAGTCCGAAGAAGACGCCCCCTCGGAAGTCGGCGTCTCTCTCCAACCTGCATAAT TTGGACCGGTCAACGCGGGAGGTGGAACTGGGCCTTGACTACGGAACCCCCACCATGAACCTGGCCGGGCAGAGCCTGAAGTTTGAGAACGGCCAGTGGATAGCAG AGACGGGGGTTAGTGGAGGTGTGGACCGGAGGGAGGCTCAGCGCCTGCGGAGACGGAACCAGCAGCTGGAAGAAGAGAACAACCTCTTGCGGCTGAAGGTGGACATCCTGCTGGACATG CTCTCGGAGACCACTGCTGAATCCCACTTGATGGAGAAAGAGCTGGATGAACTGAAGAGCGTCAGCAGGCGGAGAAAATGA
- the CBY1 gene encoding protein chibby homolog 1 isoform X3, producing MASNTLKISVPTAVPPTIKMEAFWLKMPLFGSTFSPKKTPPRKSASLSNLHNLDRSTREVELGLDYGTPTMNLAGQSLKFENGQWIAETGVSGGVDRREAQRLRRRNQQLEEENNLLRLKVDILLDMLSETTAESHLMEKELDELKSVSRRRK from the exons ATGGCTTCAAACACCCTCAAGATCTCGGTCCCCACTGCTGTCCCACCCACCATCAAGATGGAAGCATTCTG GCTGAAGATGCCTCTCTTTGGAAGTACGTTTAGTCCGAAGAAGACGCCCCCTCGGAAGTCGGCGTCTCTCTCCAACCTGCATAAT TTGGACCGGTCAACGCGGGAGGTGGAACTGGGCCTTGACTACGGAACCCCCACCATGAACCTGGCCGGGCAGAGCCTGAAGTTTGAGAACGGCCAGTGGATAGCAG AGACGGGGGTTAGTGGAGGTGTGGACCGGAGGGAGGCTCAGCGCCTGCGGAGACGGAACCAGCAGCTGGAAGAAGAGAACAACCTCTTGCGGCTGAAGGTGGACATCCTGCTGGACATG CTCTCGGAGACCACTGCTGAATCCCACTTGATGGAGAAAGAGCTGGATGAACTGAAGAGCGTCAGCAGGCGGAGAAAATGA
- the TOMM22 gene encoding mitochondrial import receptor subunit TOM22 homolog: MAAAAAAGPGAPLSPDELLPKGDAEKPEEELEEDDDEELDETLSERLWGLTEMFPERVRSAAGATFDLSLFVAQKMYRFSRAALWIGTTSFMILVLPVVFETEKLQMEQQQQLQQRQILLGPNTGLSGGMPGALPSLPGKI, from the exons atggccgccgccgccgccgccggccctGGGGCCCCCCTCTCCCCGGACGAATTGCTTCCGAAAGGCGATGCCGAGAAGCCTGAGGAAGAGCTGGAGGAAGACGACGACGAGGAG CTAGATGAAACCCTATCGGAGAGACTGTGGGGTCTGACGGAGATGTTCCCGGAGAGGGTCCGGTCCGCGGCTGGAGCCACTTTTGATCTTTCCCTCTTCGTGGCTCAAAAAATGTACAG GTTTTCCAGGGCAGCCTTGTGGATTGGAACCACTTCCTTCATGATCCTGGTTCTTCCGGTCGTCTTTGAAACTGAGAAGTTGCAGATGgagcaacagcagcagctgcagcaacgGCAG ataCTTCTAGGGCCTAATACAGGGCTGTCAGGAGGAATGCCTGGGGCTCTACCTTCACTTCCCGGAAAAATCTAG
- the JOSD1 gene encoding josephin-1 has protein sequence MSCVPWKGDKVKSESLELPQAAPPQIYHEKQRRELCALHALNNVFQDSNAFTRETLQEIFQRLSPNTMVTPHKKSMLGNGNYDVNVIMAALQTKGYEAVWWDKRRDVGAIALTNVMGFIMNLPSSLCWGPLKLPLKRQHWICVREVGGAYYNLDSKLKMPEWIGGESELRKFLKHHLRGKNCELLLVVPEEVEAHQSWRADV, from the exons ATGAGTTGCGTGCCATGGAAAGGAGACAAGGTCAAATCTGAATCATTGGAGCTGCCCCAGGCAGCACCCCCACAAATCTACCATGAGAAACAGCGCAGGGAGCTCTGTGCTCTGCACGCCCTCAATAACGTCTTCCAGGACAGCAATGCCTTCACCCGGGAAACGCTACAAGAGATTTTCCAGAG GTTATCTCCAAACACCATGGTGACCCCCCACAAGAAGAGCATGCTGGGAAATGGGAACTACGATGTGAACGTCATTATGGCAGCACTTCAGACCAAAGGCTATGAAGCTGTTTGGTGGGACAAGCGCAG GGATGTCGGCGCCATTGCTCTCACAAACGTTATGGGCTTCATCATGAACCTGCCCTCCAGCCTGTGCTGGGGTCCCCTGAAGCTGCCACTCAAAAGGCAGCACTGGATCTGTGTTCGAGAGGTGGGAGGTGCCTACTACAACCTCGACTCCAAACTGAAGATGCCCGAGTGGATTGGAGGCGAGAGCGAGCTCAG gaaatttttaaaacatcatttgcGAGGAAAGAACTGTGAACTCCTGCTGGTGGTACCAGAAGAGGTGGAGGCCCATCAGAGTTGGAGGGCTGATGTGTGA
- the CBY1 gene encoding protein chibby homolog 1 isoform X2: protein MTILSHDVVKEDFIPGSRKGSIDLSFTRLKMPLFGSTFSPKKTPPRKSASLSNLHNLDRSTREVELGLDYGTPTMNLAGQSLKFENGQWIAETGVSGGVDRREAQRLRRRNQQLEEENNLLRLKVDILLDMLSETTAESHLMEKELDELKSVSRRRK from the exons ATGACCATTTTATCTCATGATGTGGTGAAGGAAGATTTTATCCCTGGGAGTAGGAAAG GGAGCATTGACCTTTCCTTCACCAGGCTGAAGATGCCTCTCTTTGGAAGTACGTTTAGTCCGAAGAAGACGCCCCCTCGGAAGTCGGCGTCTCTCTCCAACCTGCATAAT TTGGACCGGTCAACGCGGGAGGTGGAACTGGGCCTTGACTACGGAACCCCCACCATGAACCTGGCCGGGCAGAGCCTGAAGTTTGAGAACGGCCAGTGGATAGCAG AGACGGGGGTTAGTGGAGGTGTGGACCGGAGGGAGGCTCAGCGCCTGCGGAGACGGAACCAGCAGCTGGAAGAAGAGAACAACCTCTTGCGGCTGAAGGTGGACATCCTGCTGGACATG CTCTCGGAGACCACTGCTGAATCCCACTTGATGGAGAAAGAGCTGGATGAACTGAAGAGCGTCAGCAGGCGGAGAAAATGA